In the genome of Actinomadura graeca, one region contains:
- a CDS encoding TetR/AcrR family transcriptional regulator, translating into MGNREQLLVAARECLEQKGYARTTARDVTAAAGTSLAAIGYHFGSTEAMLNTALHQAMEEWGERLGQAVREVADGTASPARRFELIWARIVASFESDRPLWAALSEMMVQAQHVPALRESLTASMAEGRAGLAEIFGEAGAPGDPASARLIGTLCQALLTGLMMRLLIDPEEPPSGGDITEAIRLLLGSD; encoded by the coding sequence ATGGGAAACCGCGAGCAACTGCTGGTCGCCGCCAGGGAGTGCCTGGAACAGAAGGGCTACGCGCGGACGACCGCCCGCGACGTCACCGCGGCGGCGGGGACGAGCCTGGCCGCCATCGGCTACCACTTCGGCTCGACCGAGGCGATGCTGAACACCGCCCTCCACCAGGCGATGGAGGAGTGGGGCGAGCGCCTCGGGCAGGCGGTGCGGGAGGTCGCCGACGGCACCGCGTCCCCGGCACGGCGCTTCGAGCTGATCTGGGCGCGGATCGTCGCGTCGTTCGAGTCCGACCGCCCGCTGTGGGCCGCCCTGTCGGAGATGATGGTCCAGGCCCAGCACGTCCCCGCGCTCCGCGAGTCGCTCACCGCGAGCATGGCCGAAGGGCGCGCCGGCCTGGCGGAGATCTTCGGCGAGGCGGGCGCGCCCGGCGACCCCGCGAGCGCCCGGCTGATCGGAACGCTGTGCCAGGCGCTGCTCACCGGGCTGATGATGCGCCTGCTGATCGACCCGGAGGAGCCGCCGTCGGGCGGCGACATCACCGAGGCGATCCGCCTGCTGCTGGGCTCGGACTGA
- a CDS encoding SCO7460 family lipoprotein: MGRSGKKGLRRPVLGSCIALVALLAGGCGLGTGDDKRRAAELAERHHPGQLRLIGARTLFPETGGSEVTFAVRDDPDAVVRLRIDAGKGRCGRERCEDALAGAVARGREQAAGFRLLRTAFARCGHEIIGLGPAAGEPWIAAALTNDNVTAVLGELGRCAAGWSAALTAAGSPPRSDGSYGLPAGSRALRVRLVRPDVARKRPAGDPASPTLARLTSSRLQASLAGRTYFTAAFTLRDGRDEPVTSGLAISRTFEDRQAFGRRVREQVGGRLRLTEPRAVIASYDGVWSLEPGRIDRFTGYVLFCEDPAHDRTCLGDHAVRVTVDEDGRPVSDLQIVRDVREGNGPLRLPTS; this comes from the coding sequence ATGGGCAGGTCGGGCAAGAAGGGGCTGCGCCGTCCAGTGCTCGGCTCGTGCATCGCCCTCGTCGCGCTGCTGGCGGGCGGGTGCGGCCTCGGCACCGGGGACGACAAGAGGCGCGCCGCCGAGCTGGCGGAGCGCCACCACCCGGGGCAGCTGAGGCTCATCGGCGCCCGCACGCTGTTCCCGGAGACCGGCGGATCGGAGGTGACGTTCGCGGTGCGGGACGACCCCGACGCGGTGGTGCGGCTGCGCATCGACGCCGGCAAGGGCCGCTGCGGGCGCGAGCGCTGCGAGGACGCGCTGGCCGGGGCCGTCGCGCGCGGCCGCGAGCAGGCCGCCGGGTTCCGCCTGCTGCGGACCGCCTTCGCCCGCTGCGGCCACGAGATCATCGGCCTCGGGCCCGCCGCCGGGGAGCCGTGGATCGCCGCCGCCCTGACCAACGACAACGTCACGGCGGTGCTCGGGGAACTGGGCCGCTGCGCCGCCGGGTGGTCGGCGGCGCTCACCGCCGCCGGGTCCCCGCCGCGGTCGGACGGCTCGTACGGGCTGCCCGCCGGGAGCCGCGCCCTGCGCGTCAGGCTGGTCCGGCCGGACGTCGCCCGCAAGCGGCCCGCGGGAGACCCCGCGTCGCCGACGCTGGCCCGGCTGACCTCCTCCAGGCTCCAGGCGTCACTGGCCGGGCGGACCTACTTCACCGCGGCCTTCACCCTGCGCGACGGCCGGGACGAGCCGGTGACCTCCGGGCTCGCCATCTCGCGGACGTTCGAGGACCGGCAGGCGTTCGGCAGGCGCGTCCGCGAGCAGGTCGGAGGCCGCCTGCGGCTCACCGAGCCGCGGGCCGTGATCGCCTCCTACGACGGCGTGTGGAGCCTGGAGCCGGGCCGGATCGACCGTTTCACCGGGTATGTCCTTTTTTGCGAGGATCCCGCGCACGACCGCACCTGCCTCGGCGACCACGCCGTCCGCGTGACCGTCGACGAGGACGGACGCCCGGTGAGCGATCTCCAGATCGTCCGCGACGTGCGTGAGGGCAACGGCCCTCTTCGCCTCCCCACGAGCTGA
- a CDS encoding cytochrome P450 has product MPTHPAFPFPAEHALRPSPLLTEARSGHAPIRVQPRYGDPAWLVTRYEDARQVLSSPVFGRDHERAGVPADHISRVTPLDVTSDTFSAQDPPDHTRLRRFVFRAFTPSRVEALRPATRRIADRLVDGMIAQGPPLDLFERFGLGLPLEVICDLLGVPLADRKLFTEWSDALLNSTGTTEEAVASVEEMNAYLAGLSARRRQRPTDDLIGALVRARIEGDRLTDDEVKNLLRILLGAGHETTASQIPNFMYVLLESGEYERVAADPGLVPTAVEELLRYVPLLTQGSLTRFVLEDVEVGGVRLRAGDQVLVELAAANRDTAAFDDPEALDVTRKDNPHIAFGHGMHRCVGAALARMELQVALATLTERLPGLGLAEPDRIEWHVDRFVRRPKELLVTW; this is encoded by the coding sequence GTGCCCACCCATCCCGCCTTCCCCTTTCCGGCAGAACACGCCCTGCGACCCTCCCCCCTTCTCACCGAAGCCCGCAGCGGGCACGCTCCGATCCGCGTCCAGCCCCGCTACGGAGACCCGGCCTGGCTCGTGACCCGCTACGAGGACGCGCGCCAAGTGCTGAGCAGCCCCGTCTTCGGCCGCGACCACGAGCGCGCCGGGGTCCCGGCCGACCACATCTCCCGGGTGACGCCCCTGGACGTGACCAGCGACACCTTCTCGGCCCAGGACCCGCCCGACCACACCCGGTTACGGCGCTTCGTGTTCCGCGCCTTCACCCCGAGCCGGGTGGAGGCCCTGCGGCCCGCCACCCGGCGCATCGCCGACCGCCTCGTCGACGGCATGATCGCGCAGGGGCCGCCGCTCGACCTGTTCGAGCGGTTCGGGCTCGGGCTGCCGCTGGAGGTCATCTGCGACCTGCTCGGCGTCCCCCTCGCCGACCGGAAGCTGTTCACCGAGTGGTCCGACGCCCTGCTGAACAGCACGGGGACGACCGAGGAGGCGGTGGCCAGCGTCGAGGAGATGAACGCCTACCTGGCCGGGCTGTCGGCCCGGCGGCGGCAGCGGCCGACCGACGACCTCATCGGCGCGCTGGTGCGCGCGCGGATCGAGGGCGACCGGCTCACCGACGACGAGGTGAAAAACCTGCTGCGCATCCTGCTGGGCGCCGGGCACGAGACCACCGCCTCCCAGATCCCGAACTTCATGTACGTGCTCCTGGAGAGCGGCGAATACGAACGGGTGGCCGCCGACCCCGGGCTGGTGCCGACGGCGGTGGAGGAGCTGCTCCGCTACGTGCCGCTGCTCACCCAGGGGTCGCTGACGCGCTTCGTCCTGGAGGACGTCGAGGTCGGCGGAGTGCGGCTGCGCGCCGGTGACCAGGTGCTCGTCGAGCTGGCCGCCGCCAACCGCGACACGGCCGCCTTCGACGACCCCGAGGCGCTGGACGTCACCCGCAAGGACAACCCGCACATCGCCTTCGGCCACGGCATGCACCGCTGCGTCGGCGCGGCCCTGGCGCGGATGGAGCTCCAGGTCGCCCTGGCCACGCTCACCGAGCGGCTTCCCGGGCTCGGGCTCGCGGAGCCCGACCGGATCGAGTGGCACGTCGACCGCTTCGTCCGCCGTCC